In Pelosinus sp. UFO1, one genomic interval encodes:
- a CDS encoding OmpH family outer membrane protein, whose amino-acid sequence MSTRRFLIVTLALMMLVAGCGTKKDQDTKAPAQPQVGIIDMNKAVKGHPKYNQFLTLEKQANTIAAKVEQAALAQQNQSNQTMPEMPQGNMAELNKAFEQEYNEKMAVKQKEMNTRLATKEAALHKTLSEELKVYSEAVDKEFQPQIFNLQLKLKTVQLTKEETTSLQGELETLQNQYAKKMDEKQAQLVKQMEQSMAPEQAAVQEELGAYSNQLNQELSKQAAAKEAELAVRSAQQATIPDTTKLVDDDLSEQLVMKQQEMRTLQDSIIENIKDKTGKVAVERGFDAVLTNALVNVSGVDITDAVIAECNK is encoded by the coding sequence GTGTCTACTAGAAGGTTTCTTATTGTGACGCTAGCTTTGATGATGCTTGTCGCCGGATGCGGTACCAAAAAAGACCAAGACACTAAAGCGCCAGCTCAGCCCCAAGTGGGTATAATTGATATGAACAAAGCTGTAAAAGGACATCCTAAATACAACCAGTTCCTTACCTTGGAGAAACAAGCAAACACAATAGCAGCTAAGGTAGAACAGGCGGCGTTAGCGCAGCAGAATCAAAGCAATCAGACAATGCCTGAAATGCCGCAAGGTAATATGGCAGAATTAAATAAAGCATTTGAACAAGAGTACAATGAAAAGATGGCAGTGAAACAAAAGGAAATGAATACAAGGCTTGCTACTAAAGAAGCAGCCCTGCATAAAACTCTATCGGAGGAGCTTAAAGTCTACTCCGAAGCAGTGGATAAAGAGTTCCAGCCGCAAATTTTTAATTTGCAACTTAAATTGAAAACAGTGCAGCTGACAAAAGAGGAAACTACTTCCCTACAAGGGGAATTAGAAACCCTACAAAATCAGTATGCTAAAAAGATGGATGAAAAACAAGCTCAGTTAGTAAAACAAATGGAGCAATCTATGGCACCTGAACAAGCTGCTGTGCAAGAAGAGCTAGGAGCCTATAGTAACCAACTGAACCAAGAACTTTCTAAGCAAGCTGCTGCGAAAGAGGCAGAACTGGCAGTGCGCAGTGCACAGCAAGCAACCATACCAGATACCACAAAACTCGTAGACGATGATCTTTCAGAGCAATTAGTAATGAAGCAGCAAGAAATGCGAACTTTACAAGACTCTATCATAGAGAATATTAAAGATAAAACAGGTAAAGTTGCTGTTGAGCGAGGCTTTGATGCGGTATTAACGAATGCTCTGGTGAATGTAAGTGGTGTGGACATAACAGATGCAGTAATTGCAGAGTGTAATAAGTAA
- a CDS encoding OmpH family outer membrane protein: MKKGKKIALLFLIVLTAALLGGCMSSGDNVGVIDVNKVMTESPKVKQFQDQLNTKGKELSDQLEKDKASLSPADFQKKQETLYAEFMKTKQDMEGQIDASIKQTLDGIAKNKKLSVVLYKNGVAQGGTDITDEVIKQLQ, translated from the coding sequence ATGAAAAAAGGAAAAAAAATTGCTTTATTGTTCTTAATAGTACTTACTGCGGCTCTTTTGGGCGGTTGTATGTCAAGCGGTGACAACGTTGGGGTAATTGATGTGAATAAGGTAATGACAGAGAGTCCGAAGGTAAAACAGTTTCAAGATCAATTGAATACCAAAGGGAAAGAACTTAGCGACCAATTAGAAAAAGATAAAGCATCACTAAGTCCAGCTGATTTTCAAAAGAAACAAGAAACTTTATATGCAGAATTCATGAAAACCAAGCAAGATATGGAAGGCCAAATTGATGCGAGTATAAAACAAACCCTAGACGGTATTGCGAAAAATAAAAAATTGAGTGTAGTTTTATACAAAAATGGTGTAGCCCAAGGCGGTACTGACATTACAGATGAAGTCATTAAACAACTCCAATAA
- a CDS encoding lysophospholipid acyltransferase family protein has protein sequence MLYKFVKIISSIVSMLPQAVRLNIGNLLGEVCWLLVPSKRKTMAVNNIKRSLDADTIQATTIAKRSATRFGRMFMEVLYMPKLSKDNISKYVQIENSQYLKDALSYGNGVIMATAHSGNWELFGAALAMYGFPVVGVAQKQTNADMDRFMIETRTMAGMHITYKSGVREMVKMLGEGRIVGLLMDQDAGRDGVMVEFFGRLASTPQGAAALARMKDAPIIPAFITANADGTHKAILHPPVWVQKTSSREDDILSTTQQLTDIVEQHVRKYPHEWFWLHNRWKHSPNK, from the coding sequence ATGCTATATAAATTTGTGAAAATAATAAGTAGTATTGTCAGTATGTTACCTCAAGCTGTAAGGCTAAACATTGGCAATCTATTAGGTGAAGTATGTTGGCTGCTAGTGCCGTCGAAACGAAAGACTATGGCCGTTAACAACATTAAACGCAGTTTAGACGCTGATACAATACAGGCTACTACTATTGCCAAGAGAAGTGCTACTCGTTTTGGCAGAATGTTTATGGAAGTATTATATATGCCGAAATTGAGTAAAGATAATATAAGTAAATACGTGCAGATTGAAAATTCCCAGTATTTAAAAGATGCTTTATCCTATGGGAATGGTGTAATAATGGCAACTGCACATAGTGGAAATTGGGAACTTTTTGGAGCTGCGTTAGCCATGTATGGCTTTCCTGTAGTTGGTGTGGCGCAGAAGCAAACGAACGCAGACATGGATCGATTTATGATTGAGACTCGTACTATGGCTGGTATGCATATAACCTATAAAAGCGGTGTTCGGGAAATGGTTAAGATGTTGGGGGAAGGAAGAATTGTAGGCTTACTGATGGATCAAGATGCGGGTAGGGATGGTGTAATGGTCGAGTTCTTTGGACGTTTGGCTTCAACACCTCAAGGGGCAGCGGCCTTGGCCAGAATGAAGGATGCACCTATCATTCCAGCATTTATTACCGCGAATGCTGATGGAACTCATAAAGCAATTTTGCATCCGCCTGTATGGGTACAAAAAACCTCTAGTCGAGAAGATGACATTCTTTCAACTACGCAGCAGCTAACGGATATTGTTGAACAGCACGTTCGGAAGTACCCTCACGAATGGTTCTGGTTGCACAACCGTTGGAAACACAGTCCGAATAAGTAA
- the lpxC gene encoding UDP-3-O-acyl-N-acetylglucosamine deacetylase encodes MHQRTVAKAVTYTGIGLHSGQDVTITINPAPPGTGIVFSRIDLPGKPQVAAIAGNVTNAMRATTLENGLAKVFTVEHLLAAFYALEIDNCLVEIDAAEPPVADGSSLPFVKMIQEAGAVEQNVLRKLVTIKKAQIVRADDKFITILPYDGFRITFTSINPHPMLGVQFGDYEINQDVFIREIAPARTIGFMHEVEALKAQGLALGGSLENAVVYDNEKALTPLRFEDELVRHKILDIIGDLVLAGRIKGHVIAVKSSHALNTALAKEIVEHI; translated from the coding sequence ATGCATCAAAGAACAGTAGCCAAAGCTGTAACATACACAGGTATCGGATTACACTCAGGTCAAGATGTAACTATAACAATAAATCCAGCACCTCCAGGTACGGGGATTGTCTTTTCTCGCATTGATTTACCAGGAAAACCACAAGTGGCAGCAATAGCTGGTAATGTAACCAATGCAATGCGTGCGACCACTTTAGAAAATGGCTTGGCCAAAGTGTTTACCGTGGAGCATCTCTTAGCAGCATTCTATGCATTAGAAATAGACAATTGTTTAGTCGAAATCGATGCTGCTGAACCCCCAGTTGCAGATGGCAGTTCTCTGCCCTTTGTAAAGATGATTCAAGAGGCGGGTGCAGTAGAACAAAATGTTCTGCGTAAATTGGTAACTATAAAAAAGGCACAGATTGTAAGAGCGGATGACAAATTTATAACTATTTTACCTTATGATGGGTTTAGAATTACTTTTACCTCCATCAACCCCCATCCCATGTTAGGGGTTCAATTCGGTGATTATGAAATTAACCAAGATGTTTTTATTCGTGAGATTGCGCCAGCTCGAACCATCGGTTTTATGCATGAAGTAGAAGCCCTCAAGGCGCAAGGACTGGCTCTAGGCGGTAGCTTAGAAAATGCAGTAGTATACGATAATGAAAAAGCTCTTACACCCCTTAGATTTGAGGATGAATTAGTCCGTCATAAAATTTTAGATATAATAGGAGATTTAGTACTAGCAGGTCGCATCAAAGGTCATGTGATTGCGGTGAAATCAAGTCATGCATTAAATACTGCATTGGCGAAAGAAATAGTGGAACATATTTAG
- a CDS encoding OmpH family outer membrane protein gives MLKFDKKQVKFVSLAIAVFFMLGIVGLALSQSGKSYAASANSSSNIGVVNYQVLVSQHPDMAKAQETMQAEVESARKDFETKSATMNDKEKQDFYAQVQQRLSLKQQELIAPVYSKVDDAIKAVANAKGLAVVMDKSNVVFGGQDITDEVGKKLNAK, from the coding sequence GTGCTTAAATTTGATAAAAAACAAGTTAAGTTTGTGTCCTTGGCAATAGCAGTATTTTTTATGTTGGGTATCGTTGGTTTGGCTTTATCCCAAAGCGGTAAATCCTATGCGGCAAGCGCCAACAGCTCCTCAAATATTGGTGTTGTTAATTATCAAGTTCTGGTTTCTCAGCATCCTGATATGGCGAAAGCCCAAGAAACAATGCAGGCTGAAGTAGAATCAGCAAGAAAAGATTTCGAAACGAAATCAGCTACCATGAATGATAAAGAAAAACAAGATTTTTATGCGCAAGTACAACAAAGATTGTCCTTGAAACAACAAGAATTAATTGCTCCTGTATATAGCAAAGTTGATGATGCAATTAAAGCAGTAGCTAATGCAAAAGGTTTAGCAGTTGTCATGGATAAGAGCAATGTTGTTTTTGGTGGTCAGGATATTACCGACGAAGTTGGCAAGAAATTAAACGCGAAGTAA
- a CDS encoding sigma-70 family RNA polymerase sigma factor: MILNQYLKELKKIELLTREEEENLWQGYKEKENLECRSKIIEQYQPLVFKVASNWRLDETKMMDMIQEGTVGLIEAVEKYDHKRGVAFSLYATQRIRGRMLNYMEREGKFGVVCIDSPLSSEQDITLRDILIDTKAGVSSQAEHNYLIEQVKNAMNRLPSNEHAVLSGVFLEDCEPKQLAESLDVSISHIYRLQKQGIKRIRGMLSRFMQNW; encoded by the coding sequence ATGATTTTAAATCAATATCTAAAAGAACTGAAAAAAATAGAGTTGCTAACAAGAGAAGAAGAGGAGAACTTGTGGCAGGGGTATAAAGAAAAGGAAAATTTAGAATGTCGAAGTAAGATCATTGAACAGTATCAGCCTTTAGTATTTAAGGTAGCATCTAACTGGCGCTTGGATGAGACTAAAATGATGGATATGATCCAAGAAGGAACTGTTGGTTTAATTGAGGCAGTGGAGAAATATGATCATAAGCGAGGTGTAGCTTTTAGCCTCTATGCTACGCAACGAATTCGTGGTCGTATGCTCAATTACATGGAGCGAGAAGGGAAATTCGGTGTCGTGTGTATTGATAGTCCTTTATCTAGTGAGCAAGATATTACCCTAAGGGATATTTTGATAGACACGAAAGCTGGTGTTTCTAGTCAGGCGGAGCATAACTATCTTATAGAGCAGGTAAAGAATGCGATGAACCGTTTACCGAGTAACGAACATGCTGTATTAAGTGGCGTTTTTTTAGAGGATTGTGAACCAAAACAATTGGCTGAAAGTTTAGATGTAAGTATTTCTCATATTTACCGCTTGCAAAAGCAAGGTATAAAACGTATCCGTGGTATGTTATCCAGGTTTATGCAGAACTGGTAA
- a CDS encoding amino acid ABC transporter ATP-binding protein — translation MLTIQNLYKRFGNLVAVDDFNLHVEQGETVVLMGPSGCGKSTTIRTINRLVEPDSGIITVSGTEITGLTTEELRRVRKRIGFVFQQFNLIGRLTAVENVMLGLVMDGIPREVAYDKAIEALTKVGLENRAEHKSAEMSGGQQQRVGIARALAFEPELMLWDEPTASLDPILVREVLVIMEELAKYRASTMLVVTHEISFAIHVADRIVLMDKGRIVEEGIPETVFGSPVSHVGEQYKELIEYQQITNARTLTGKNIV, via the coding sequence ATGCTTACGATTCAAAACTTATATAAACGTTTTGGAAACTTGGTAGCAGTAGATGATTTTAATCTGCATGTTGAACAAGGAGAAACGGTGGTTCTTATGGGGCCATCTGGTTGTGGTAAGTCGACAACCATTCGCACCATTAATCGACTGGTGGAACCTGATAGTGGAATCATCACGGTTTCCGGTACTGAAATTACAGGGCTTACAACAGAAGAGTTACGCAGAGTTCGTAAGCGTATTGGTTTTGTATTTCAACAATTTAATCTAATTGGACGCTTAACTGCAGTAGAAAATGTTATGCTAGGGTTAGTAATGGATGGCATACCACGAGAAGTTGCATATGATAAAGCGATAGAAGCGCTAACTAAAGTAGGATTAGAAAATCGTGCAGAACACAAATCTGCTGAAATGTCGGGTGGGCAACAACAGCGAGTTGGTATTGCAAGAGCTTTGGCTTTCGAGCCAGAGCTTATGCTTTGGGATGAACCGACGGCTTCCCTTGATCCTATCTTAGTACGAGAAGTTCTAGTTATTATGGAAGAATTAGCTAAGTATCGTGCCAGTACTATGCTGGTAGTTACCCATGAAATTTCCTTTGCCATTCATGTGGCGGACCGTATTGTACTAATGGATAAAGGGCGTATTGTAGAAGAAGGCATACCAGAAACCGTATTCGGCAGCCCTGTCTCTCACGTTGGTGAGCAATATAAAGAGCTTATCGAATATCAACAAATTACCAATGCCCGCACCCTTACGGGAAAAAATATTGTATAG
- a CDS encoding YjbH domain-containing protein, whose product MKKVLFGISILLLASAPVFAAPSVNGSTGLINNPSADVLREGQVSLGYYHLKDGGVGIFNTNIAPNLELGVAGFRYDGQQNKNLVNAKFALVPETVLSPGLAVGVEDIGNNNKRSSYAVASKALPLGFRIHAGVGNGRFDGVFAGIEKTINPVSILTGNNAFPATTLIAEYDGKNMNYGARMSIVPGLKLDAGWRNHDGYVGISFTN is encoded by the coding sequence ATGAAAAAAGTTTTATTTGGAATCAGTATATTACTGCTGGCGTCTGCGCCTGTATTTGCAGCGCCATCAGTAAATGGCTCTACCGGCCTTATTAATAATCCTTCCGCGGATGTATTGCGTGAAGGCCAAGTTTCATTAGGGTATTACCACTTAAAAGATGGTGGTGTAGGTATATTCAATACTAACATAGCTCCTAATTTAGAACTTGGCGTGGCAGGTTTTCGTTATGATGGACAGCAAAACAAGAATCTTGTGAATGCGAAATTCGCATTGGTGCCTGAAACTGTACTTAGCCCAGGTCTAGCCGTTGGTGTAGAAGACATAGGCAATAATAATAAGCGCTCATCCTATGCTGTAGCAAGCAAAGCCTTACCTTTGGGCTTTCGAATACACGCTGGCGTAGGTAATGGACGATTTGATGGTGTCTTTGCCGGTATTGAGAAAACCATTAATCCAGTCAGTATCTTAACAGGTAACAATGCCTTCCCTGCTACAACGTTAATCGCCGAATATGATGGCAAAAACATGAATTATGGAGCCCGTATGTCCATTGTACCTGGCCTTAAACTAGATGCAGGCTGGCGCAATCACGACGGTTATGTAGGAATTAGCTTTACGAATTAA
- the lpxD gene encoding UDP-3-O-(3-hydroxymyristoyl)glucosamine N-acyltransferase yields the protein MKKKLSEIANLVNGILLGDGDIEISGVTNIEDAGATDIAFAVPPHLDKAALSDAAAVIIPNSVTDFAKPAIMVENPRVAFTELLKVFTPTILVEPGVHPTAVVGKDVTLGKNSAIMAYAVIADHVKIGDNAVVYPHSYIGVESTIGNDSIIYPNVTVREYCQIGNRTILHSGAVIGSDGFGFITVGGRHQKVPQVGNVIIEDDVEVGANVTIDRATTGSTIVKRGTKIDNLVHLAHNVVVGEDCFLVAQTGIAGSTKIGNHVTFAGQTGCAGHITIGDNSVFAARSAPISDVPAGSFLAGFPAKPHKEWLRGEAGINKIPDLIKKIRDLEKRLNAIETNK from the coding sequence TTGAAGAAGAAGTTAAGCGAAATTGCTAACCTGGTAAATGGCATTTTACTAGGCGATGGTGATATTGAAATTAGTGGCGTTACAAATATCGAAGATGCTGGTGCAACGGATATTGCCTTTGCAGTACCACCTCACCTGGATAAAGCAGCTTTATCGGATGCTGCTGCTGTTATTATACCAAATTCGGTAACGGACTTTGCCAAACCAGCCATTATGGTGGAAAATCCAAGAGTTGCATTTACCGAATTATTAAAAGTATTTACACCTACCATTCTTGTGGAACCTGGCGTACATCCTACGGCAGTAGTTGGTAAAGATGTGACTCTTGGGAAAAATTCGGCGATAATGGCTTATGCTGTGATTGCTGATCATGTGAAGATTGGTGACAATGCCGTTGTGTACCCTCATAGTTATATCGGTGTAGAAAGTACCATCGGTAATGATAGTATTATCTATCCGAACGTTACAGTAAGGGAATATTGTCAGATTGGTAACCGGACTATTCTTCATAGTGGAGCGGTAATCGGTAGCGATGGTTTTGGTTTTATTACAGTAGGTGGCCGTCATCAAAAAGTGCCGCAAGTAGGTAACGTGATCATCGAAGACGACGTGGAAGTAGGAGCCAATGTAACAATTGATCGAGCTACAACGGGCAGTACCATTGTTAAAAGAGGTACGAAGATTGATAATCTAGTGCACTTAGCTCACAATGTGGTAGTTGGTGAAGATTGCTTTTTAGTGGCACAAACAGGAATTGCTGGCAGTACTAAGATTGGCAATCATGTAACTTTTGCGGGGCAAACAGGCTGCGCAGGACATATAACGATTGGTGATAATTCTGTATTTGCTGCGCGGTCGGCTCCCATTAGCGATGTACCAGCGGGTTCCTTCCTTGCAGGGTTTCCAGCCAAGCCTCATAAGGAATGGCTGCGCGGGGAAGCTGGTATCAATAAGATCCCTGACTTAATCAAAAAAATCCGCGATTTAGAAAAACGCCTAAACGCGATAGAAACCAACAAATAG
- a CDS encoding outer membrane protein assembly factor produces the protein MKIQKNYRHILLATIFSLSLVFSILSPAYAADPTGKVVTSVSITGNATVAEKTIMDVVKVKPGETLTAEKIKQDMQAIYELGTFFDVVSNFNEVPEGVQVVYTVMENPVLQDIIIKGNTKVSTDKLSSMLKVTKGSILNSKTLNENVRAIEQYYHDQGFILTKVSDVAMGTGGVLTITINEGVLEGIQIKGNEKTKDYVITREMKLKPNQPFNVKDAKRSMQKVYNLGYFEDVNMKLNPGKEPNAIVLETTVVEQKTGKFSIGGGYSKSDGMIGIIELGDDNFRGTGDKINLHWEFGGTASNRNYSVSYTRPWLDAKQTSLGFNFYNMTNEYNDYEDDGSTRSTYDKNRRGFDVTLGRPQGEYTQNYITLKHRDDSYVKWVSGVDYSGVQTDTATTTFMGNHPNYLKDNFGTTNSISLMRVYDSRDNVFSPTEGNRVSLTAEFAGKTLGGDFNYNKYTAESRNYIKVGHAQVVALRGTVGYADGKMPDSGRFAVGGSDTLRGYRDDQFKGDKMLAATAEYRFPIASKVEGVAFSDIGKAWTGEGYKLNELEASVGVGIRVSTPIGPIRLDYAKGGQGAKTHFSFGGQF, from the coding sequence ATGAAAATCCAAAAAAACTATAGGCATATACTACTTGCGACTATCTTTAGTCTCAGTCTTGTTTTCTCCATTTTGTCTCCTGCTTACGCCGCAGATCCTACTGGTAAAGTAGTCACTTCCGTTTCTATAACGGGAAATGCTACTGTGGCGGAAAAGACGATCATGGATGTAGTGAAAGTGAAACCTGGTGAAACGTTAACAGCGGAGAAAATCAAACAAGATATGCAGGCTATTTATGAACTAGGTACTTTTTTTGATGTAGTATCCAACTTTAATGAAGTTCCAGAAGGAGTTCAGGTAGTTTATACAGTGATGGAAAACCCGGTATTGCAAGATATCATTATTAAAGGCAATACGAAGGTGTCAACAGACAAGCTAAGTAGTATGCTGAAAGTTACTAAAGGCAGTATCTTAAATTCGAAAACTTTGAATGAAAATGTAAGAGCCATTGAACAATATTACCATGACCAAGGATTTATCCTGACTAAGGTAAGTGATGTGGCAATGGGTACTGGTGGTGTACTGACAATTACCATCAATGAAGGGGTATTGGAAGGCATCCAAATTAAAGGAAATGAGAAAACTAAGGATTATGTTATTACTCGTGAAATGAAGTTGAAACCAAATCAGCCCTTCAATGTGAAAGATGCCAAACGTAGTATGCAAAAGGTGTACAACCTTGGCTATTTTGAAGATGTAAATATGAAACTGAATCCTGGTAAAGAACCCAATGCAATCGTTCTTGAAACCACAGTAGTGGAACAAAAAACGGGTAAATTCTCCATTGGGGGCGGTTACAGTAAATCCGACGGTATGATTGGTATCATCGAACTTGGTGACGACAATTTCCGCGGAACAGGAGACAAAATTAACTTACACTGGGAGTTTGGTGGTACGGCAAGCAATCGGAACTATTCCGTAAGCTATACTCGTCCTTGGCTAGATGCCAAACAAACCTCTCTTGGCTTTAATTTCTACAACATGACAAATGAGTATAATGATTATGAAGATGATGGTAGCACCAGATCTACCTATGACAAAAATCGTAGAGGTTTTGATGTTACTTTAGGACGTCCTCAAGGAGAATATACTCAGAATTATATTACCTTGAAACATCGTGATGATAGCTATGTAAAGTGGGTATCAGGTGTGGATTATAGTGGTGTACAAACTGATACAGCCACTACAACCTTTATGGGAAACCATCCAAACTATTTAAAAGATAACTTTGGTACCACGAACAGCATCAGCTTGATGCGTGTCTATGACTCTCGGGATAATGTGTTTAGTCCAACAGAAGGCAACCGAGTTTCCCTGACTGCAGAATTCGCTGGGAAAACCCTTGGAGGTGACTTTAACTACAATAAATATACTGCGGAATCTCGCAACTATATTAAAGTAGGACATGCACAAGTTGTAGCACTACGGGGAACAGTAGGTTATGCTGATGGTAAAATGCCAGACAGTGGCCGTTTTGCCGTAGGTGGCTCAGATACTCTTCGTGGTTACCGCGATGACCAATTTAAAGGTGATAAAATGCTTGCTGCTACAGCAGAATATCGTTTCCCTATCGCTAGTAAAGTAGAGGGTGTAGCCTTTAGTGATATTGGTAAAGCCTGGACTGGTGAAGGATATAAACTCAATGAGTTAGAGGCTAGTGTCGGGGTAGGGATTCGTGTTTCTACACCAATCGGCCCCATTCGTCTTGATTACGCTAAAGGCGGTCAAGGTGCGAAAACTCACTTTAGCTTTGGTGGACAATTCTAA